The sequence TCGATGCCGTTTCCGGCTCACTGGTGGTGCTGTCGCCGCGGCTGGCGATGGTGACCGGCGCCTCGAGTTGCTCGAAGCCGCCGCCGAGGGCCAGGTAGAGATCCACACGGTTTTCCAGGCGGAGGCGCTGGGCCGCGATGTGTTCCGACTCCGCCTGAAAGGCCGACCGCTGCGAGTCCAGGACGGTGATGTAGGTGTCGAGACCGGCCCGGTACCGTTCGTCGGCAAGGCGTTCCGCGGCGCGGGACTGCTCGACGGAGGTCGCGAGGTGGGTGACGCGGTCCGCCAGGTACTCCTCGGCCGCGAGCGCGGTCTCCACTTCGCTGTACGCCGTAAGTGCCGTGTTGACGTAGTTCGCGAGCACTTCGGCCACCTGTGCCTCAGCACGGTCGATGTCCACGCGCAACCGGCCGCCCTGCCAGAGTGGCGCGACGACGTTCGCCACGATGCCCCAGACGCCGAAATCGCCGTTCAGGAGGGAAAGCAGCGAGTTTGTGGCGGTGCCGGTGTTTGCGGTCAGGCTGATGCCGGGAAGGAGTTGACGCCGCGCCACATGCAGCCGGGCCTCGGAAGCGGCCACCTGCCGTTCGGCGGCGGCGAGGTCGGGACGCCTCGCCACCAGGTCCGCTGGTACGCCGCCCGGCACCGGCGGCGGCATCGCGGGCAGTTCCGACGGCGGCGTGATGTCCCCCGACGCATACCGGGCGAGCAGGAGGTCGAGCTGGCGCAGCGAGGCATCGAGCTGCCGCCGCCGCTCCGCGAGTTGCGCTTCGGCGTTCGATAGGTTGAGCAGGGCCAGCCGGAGATCCAGGGCGGGACGTACGCCCGCCTCGAAACGTTGCTGAACGACGTCGACCGACTCGCGGAAGCTGTCGACGGTTGCCTCTGACAGCAGTACCTGCTGGCGTGCCTCCGCGATCGCGAACCAGGTCTTGGCAGTCTGACCCGCGAGCGACAGCTGGGCGCCGCGCAGATCGGCGCCGACGCGCTGCAGGTCGGCGAGGGCCGCCTGCTCGGAAGTGCGAAGGCGACCCCAGAGATCGACTTCCCAGACCGTGTCGAGGGAGATTCCGTGGTTCGTGAAGACGGTGCTCAGGACGCGATCCCCAGCTCCCGGGATTGGGAACCCGATGAAGTTCTGCTTCCGGCGGATGCCGCTGTATGAAGCTTGCAGGCTGGGGTTCAGTGCGCTCGCTGCCGCGCGGGCGTCCGCCGCGGCTATCTCGAGGCGCGCGGCCGCCGCTTGCAGGTCCAGATTGCGAGTGAGCGCATTGTGGATCGCTTGTGAGAGTTCTTCGTCGCTGAACGCCGTCCACCAGTCGGGCGCCACCTGGCCGGCCGGGATCTCGCCGGCGGTCCAGTCGTCGGGCAGGCTCACGCTTATCTCCGGTCGTTCGACCGGAGGCGCGGTGATGGCGCACCCCGCCGCGAGCGTTGCGGCCGCAAACAGGAAGAGCCGTAGCGCCGTTCGGATCATCATCGCCTCGCACCCGCGCCGGCAACCACCCGGGCCGGCGCCGCGGCATGGGAAGACGCCGCCGTCATGCCGGCGGCGGTGTACCGGACGAGCGACTCGAGCACGTTCTCGGGAACGTGCCCGGCGTCTTCCCGCCCGATGAGCATCGGCCCCCACGACATCGTGAACGACATGGAGCCGATCATGAAGAGCATCCGCCAGTTCACGTCGGGATGGTCGGGCAGCGCGTGCTGGAGGGCCGCCTGAAAACGCTGGCGGACCTCATCGAACTGTTCCACCAGCATCGCGCGGAAGGCCTCGTTCGTCTCGGCGTGAATCCGCCCCACCAGGCGGAGGAACGACACCTGCGCGTCGGCGCTCCATGCGCGCTGCCGCTCGAAAGGTGGCAACAGGAACGCGCGCACCACTTCTTCGATTGGCGGCGGGTCTTCTCCCGCGCGTGCATTCACGGCGTCCAGCATCGCGAGGCGCTCCCTATTGATTGGCCGGAACCGCCGCTCGAGCACCGCCTCCAGCAACGCCTCCTTGGATCCGAAGTGGTAGTTCACCGAGGCGACGTTGACGCCCGCCCCGGCGGTGATGTCGCGAAGCGACGTCGAGGCGAAGCCCCGCTCGCCGAACAGTCGCTCCGCCGCGTCCAGGATCCGTTCCTTGGTGCCGGTTGCCATGATTAAACAGTTGTTTCAATCATACGTTGGAGTCGCGGGGAAGTTCAACCCCGTATTTGGAGAGCTCGTGGTCCTGTCTGGGCGATGGCCCGCGGGAATTTTCTCGCCAAGTAGTTACCGGACACTGGACAATCCGGCACCAGTCTCTATAAGTTGTTGAAAAAAAGTGAGTTATGGGAGAGCCGCCGGAGTCTAGAAAACTTGGTGCCGGGGCTTGGCATCGACGTTGTCTGGTGATACACTCACCACCTCGGGAGGACTTTCTCCCGCTGGTTCCAGGCGCGATGGTCGCGCCACTGAGGAGGTCGTCTCATGGGAGACGCGGCTCACACGCACATGAGTAGTGAGGAGTGCCAGGCCCAACAGCCGGGCGTCTCGCGACGGGGCTTTATCAAGGGCGTTATCGCGACCGGCGCAAGCGTGTCGGCGTCCGGCTACGTCCTGCGGAACAACGGCATTGTGCTGGCGCAGGCGCCGGGCGCGGTCGAGCGGCTCGTGACGCTCAACGTCAACGGGCAGCAGCGGCGCGTCGACGTCATGCCGCAGGAAACGCTGGCGATGACACTGCGCTACAAGCTGGGGCTCACCGGCACGAAGATCGGTTGCGACCGTGCCGAGTGCGGCGCCTGCACCGTTCTGGTCGATGGGGTCCCGCAGTACTCCTGCTCGACGCTTACTCATCAGGTGCGCGGGCGCGAGGTTCTGACGATCGAGGGCCTCGAGAGCGCCGATGGGACGCTGCACCCGGTGCAGCAGGCGGTGGTCGACTTGCAGGGCTTCCAGTGTGCGTTCTGCATGTCGGGGTTCGTGATGAACATGGTCGCGCTCACCGAGGAGAACCCGAACGCTACGCGTGGCGAGGCGGCCCACCACCTGGCCGGCAACATCTGCCGGTGCATCGACTACAACAAGATCCTCAACGTCGCAGAGAAGGCGTGCGAGTACACGCGTAACGGGATGAGGAGCTGACGATGGCTGACTTCAAGCTGATCGGCAAGAACTACACGACGCCCGACATTCTCGCCAAGGTGACGGGACGGGCGAAGTACGCGGAGGATTTCCGTGCGGAGGGGATGGTCTTCGCGAAGCTGCTCCTCAGCCCGATGCCGCATGCGCGGGTCCGGCGGATGGACACCAGCGCGGCGCTGGCGATGCCGGGAGTCGAGGGCATCCTGACGGCCGACGACCTCGAGCCGGCGGAAGCTCCTCAGGAGGCGGGTCTCACCAACGAGCCGCTCTATGAGGGCGAGCCGATTCTCGCTGTTGCGGCGGTCGACGAGGAGACCGCGGCCGAGGCTATCGAAGCGATCGACATCGACTTCGAGCCGCTGCCGTTCGTTCTCGATCCGCTCGAGAGCCTGCGGCCGGGCGGTCCGAACGCGCGCCTCGACGGCAACACGATGGTGGGTCGCGACCTGTCGACCATCAAGTGGGACAACGTCGACTGGAGCGAGATCGACCGTGGCATCCTGCCGACCAACGGCGAGATGACCGACGAGTGGCAGGTGGGCGACGTGGAGGCGGGCTTCGCGGCGTCGGACCTGGTGCTTGACGAAACGGTCTTCTCGGCGTCGCTGTCGCACCAGCCGCTCGAGACCCGGACGGCGATGGCCTACTGGCAGAACGGCAAGTGCTACATGCACGCCTCGACCCAGAGCACCGCCCGGACCGAGGCCGGCATGGCTCGCTGGATAGGCGTCGACCCGACCGATCTGGTGCTCCTCACCGAGTACTGTGGCGGGGGCTTCGGCAGCAAGATCGCCGCGTCGATTCAGTCGCGGATCCCGGCGCTGCTGTCCCGCAAGATCGGCAAGCCCGTCATGATGCGGGTGACGCGGCAGGAAGAGAACTTCTTCGGTCGCGCGCGACCGGGTATCCAGTGCCGCGCCAAGTTCGGTTTCCGGAGCGACGGCAGGATCCTGGCGATGGATCTGGCCCTCGTTCAGGATGGCGGTCCCTACGGGCGTTCGGGCGACTACATGTCATGCGCCGATCAGGCGTCGCTCATGTATATGCCGGAGCACGCGCGGGTTCGCGGCATCACCGTCTACACCAACACGCCGCCACGCGGGGCGCAACGGGCGCCGGGCGGTGTGCAGGCGGTGGCGATGTATGCCCCGATCGTCGACAAGGCGGCCCGGCAACTCGGTGTGGACCGGCTCGACATCATCGAGTTGAACGCGCCGGAGGGCCAGGCCCTGTTCGGGCGTCCGCGGCAGGGACAGCAGAGCAACGTCTCGGGCGCCTTCCCGAAGGA is a genomic window of Acidobacteriota bacterium containing:
- a CDS encoding efflux transporter outer membrane subunit, which translates into the protein MMIRTALRLFLFAAATLAAGCAITAPPVERPEISVSLPDDWTAGEIPAGQVAPDWWTAFSDEELSQAIHNALTRNLDLQAAAARLEIAAADARAAASALNPSLQASYSGIRRKQNFIGFPIPGAGDRVLSTVFTNHGISLDTVWEVDLWGRLRTSEQAALADLQRVGADLRGAQLSLAGQTAKTWFAIAEARQQVLLSEATVDSFRESVDVVQQRFEAGVRPALDLRLALLNLSNAEAQLAERRRQLDASLRQLDLLLARYASGDITPPSELPAMPPPVPGGVPADLVARRPDLAAAERQVAASEARLHVARRQLLPGISLTANTGTATNSLLSLLNGDFGVWGIVANVVAPLWQGGRLRVDIDRAEAQVAEVLANYVNTALTAYSEVETALAAEEYLADRVTHLATSVEQSRAAERLADERYRAGLDTYITVLDSQRSAFQAESEHIAAQRLRLENRVDLYLALGGGFEQLEAPVTIASRGDSTTSEPETASNGIAP
- a CDS encoding TetR/AcrR family transcriptional regulator, producing the protein MATGTKERILDAAERLFGERGFASTSLRDITAGAGVNVASVNYHFGSKEALLEAVLERRFRPINRERLAMLDAVNARAGEDPPPIEEVVRAFLLPPFERQRAWSADAQVSFLRLVGRIHAETNEAFRAMLVEQFDEVRQRFQAALQHALPDHPDVNWRMLFMIGSMSFTMSWGPMLIGREDAGHVPENVLESLVRYTAAGMTAASSHAAAPARVVAGAGARR
- a CDS encoding (2Fe-2S)-binding protein, whose amino-acid sequence is MSSEECQAQQPGVSRRGFIKGVIATGASVSASGYVLRNNGIVLAQAPGAVERLVTLNVNGQQRRVDVMPQETLAMTLRYKLGLTGTKIGCDRAECGACTVLVDGVPQYSCSTLTHQVRGREVLTIEGLESADGTLHPVQQAVVDLQGFQCAFCMSGFVMNMVALTEENPNATRGEAAHHLAGNICRCIDYNKILNVAEKACEYTRNGMRS
- a CDS encoding xanthine dehydrogenase family protein molybdopterin-binding subunit, with the translated sequence MADFKLIGKNYTTPDILAKVTGRAKYAEDFRAEGMVFAKLLLSPMPHARVRRMDTSAALAMPGVEGILTADDLEPAEAPQEAGLTNEPLYEGEPILAVAAVDEETAAEAIEAIDIDFEPLPFVLDPLESLRPGGPNARLDGNTMVGRDLSTIKWDNVDWSEIDRGILPTNGEMTDEWQVGDVEAGFAASDLVLDETVFSASLSHQPLETRTAMAYWQNGKCYMHASTQSTARTEAGMARWIGVDPTDLVLLTEYCGGGFGSKIAASIQSRIPALLSRKIGKPVMMRVTRQEENFFGRARPGIQCRAKFGFRSDGRILAMDLALVQDGGPYGRSGDYMSCADQASLMYMPEHARVRGITVYTNTPPRGAQRAPGGVQAVAMYAPIVDKAARQLGVDRLDIIELNAPEGQALFGRPRQGQQSNVSGAFPKEAIQKARTEFDWAGMMARSGQRNGTKVTGIGAAISSYSAGTSGVDGLLVIRPDGMVEIHTGVGNLGTESFSDTSRAAMEALDTPWEQAEVVWGDTSKHLPWSAIQGGSQTTHGHTRSNWAAGLEAKKRLQEIAADRFGGSPDSFEVSDGRVYRRGNRGQGMTFAQASERAIEMGGVYDGSVLPEDLNEMTTRSATGLQGQGLVVAAKDNFETGGRNISFCIGFAEVEVDIETGAVELKDYKVASDAGTILHPQNFGGQVHGGGIQGFGVALGQKWVMDPQWGLHVAKRFYSNRPPTILDSPHDSEMGWLNADEPDPFSPIGAKGIGEAPVGAGTGAVLNAISDALGGDVDFNRSPIMRDMILTKLNPELTEAHNKLTTHV